TCCCGTAAAAGGACACAAGGGGCATGATCGAGTTGGCCGCGATCTGAAGGCCTTTGAGGCCCATGTTAACGGTCCGTCCCGGGTTGCCCACCAGGGATGCCGGCAGTCCGGCGTTGAACTCCGGGGCCACCAGAAGGGCGATTTGGGCGTCCATGTGCTTGGCCGCCAAGCCCAGGTAGTAGCGCAGATGATCCAGCCACACGGCCACGTACTGGCCGAGGAAATTGCCGCTGTGCAGGCTCAGGCAGTTGTCGGCGTCGATGAGGGGATTGTCGTTGGCCGAATTCATTTCCGTTTCCACGGCGGACACGGCCTGGCGCAGGCCGTCCAGCAGGGGGCCGATGAACTGGGGCAGGCAGCGCAGGGAATAGCGGTCCTGGGCCGGCTGGCCGTCCAGGAGTTCGTGGTGGCCGTCGAGTTCGTTCCGGGCCATGGTCGAGCCGTCCAAAAGTCCAAGCATGAGTTCCCCGGCCAGAATCTGACCCGGATGGGGCTTGAGGCGCTGGATGAAGGGGTGGAAGGACTGGTTGGACCCGCGCAGGGCTTGGATGGTCAGGGCGTGGAAGCCCAGGGCAAGGGCCATGAGGCGGCGGGCGTCGTAGAGGCAGTTGGCGGCGATGCCGGTCATGACCGAGGTGCCGTTGACCATGCCCAGGCCTTCCTTGGGGCCAAGGGTCAGGGGTTCCAGGCCCAGACGCTCGAGGGCGACCAGGCAGCTCACGACCTCGCCGTGCATATCCACCTTGAAGCATGGGTCGGCCCCGATCAGGGCCCCGGCGATGGAGGCCAGGGGGGCCAGATCGCCGCTGGCTCCGATGGAGCCCATGTCCCGAACCAGGGGGGTGACCCCGTTGTTCAGGAAGATCATGATCCGGTCGATGAGTTCCCTCCTGACTCCGGAGGCTCCGCGGACATGGGAGTTGGCCCGCAGGAGCATGGCCGCCCGGACATCCTCCCGTGGCAGGTAGTCCCCGGCGCAGACGTTCAAGAAGCGCAGGAGGTTGTTCTGCAGCGGACAGAGTTCGCTTTCGGGGATGGTCACGTTGGCCATGCCACCAAAGCCGGTGTTCACCCCGTAGATGGGCTCGCCGGTGCGCACGGCCCACTCGATGAAGGAGGCCGAGGCCTCCACCCGGGCCAGAACGCTTTCGTCCCCGGTCAGGCGCACGGGGCGCTCCAGCCGGGCCACGGCCACGACCTCGTCCACGGTCAGGCCTTCGCCGGCCACGATTACCTGCTGGATTTCGGCGGCCCTGAACCGGGTCTCAGCCCCGGGCTGCGGCGACGTGGGGAGCTTGGGCAGGGATGT
The sequence above is a segment of the Deltaproteobacteria bacterium genome. Coding sequences within it:
- a CDS encoding aromatic amino acid lyase, giving the protein MPEADSIKLFSQRAHRILDLVRRDIESNPACTSLPKLPTSPQPGAETRFRAAEIQQVIVAGEGLTVDEVVAVARLERPVRLTGDESVLARVEASASFIEWAVRTGEPIYGVNTGFGGMANVTIPESELCPLQNNLLRFLNVCAGDYLPREDVRAAMLLRANSHVRGASGVRRELIDRIMIFLNNGVTPLVRDMGSIGASGDLAPLASIAGALIGADPCFKVDMHGEVVSCLVALERLGLEPLTLGPKEGLGMVNGTSVMTGIAANCLYDARRLMALALGFHALTIQALRGSNQSFHPFIQRLKPHPGQILAGELMLGLLDGSTMARNELDGHHELLDGQPAQDRYSLRCLPQFIGPLLDGLRQAVSAVETEMNSANDNPLIDADNCLSLHSGNFLGQYVAVWLDHLRYYLGLAAKHMDAQIALLVAPEFNAGLPASLVGNPGRTVNMGLKGLQIAANSIMPLVSFYGTPIADRFPTHAEQFNQNINSQGFNSAVLARKSVRAME